The following proteins come from a genomic window of Streptomyces sp. Sge12:
- a CDS encoding DUF6928 family protein, whose product MGAKTGLLVYADGDVPGLLRQVGAADLEQTSRMVRRLYPGCAIEEARGSILGEGVYPPDGTTYAASWPGVEVICDQRVMIDLPSRLPEHLVAASAGRRLVLHAMHSVVDWLAFAVWEDGRLIRSLSLSPDDGIIENIGEPLSFELPYWAGDRPADIIPWPGEEEEPYALPFHPLELGEDALRSLCGFIQEGRPEPEDVDADSVELHGFRVSDPQAPDAAEKEAALRKAMERMGPPRIYTMGPDGSLIERDSL is encoded by the coding sequence TTGGGGGCCAAGACCGGTCTGCTCGTGTATGCCGACGGCGATGTGCCGGGCCTGCTGCGACAGGTGGGTGCGGCGGACTTGGAGCAGACGTCCCGCATGGTGCGGCGCCTGTATCCGGGCTGTGCGATTGAAGAGGCGAGGGGTTCGATCCTGGGGGAGGGCGTCTATCCCCCCGATGGAACGACCTATGCGGCGAGCTGGCCGGGCGTAGAGGTCATCTGCGATCAGCGCGTGATGATCGATTTGCCGTCACGGCTTCCAGAGCACCTTGTGGCGGCGAGTGCCGGACGACGGTTGGTCCTGCATGCCATGCACAGCGTGGTCGACTGGCTGGCGTTCGCCGTCTGGGAGGACGGACGCCTCATCCGCTCTCTGAGCCTGTCCCCGGACGACGGAATCATTGAGAACATCGGGGAGCCGCTCTCCTTCGAGCTCCCCTACTGGGCTGGGGACCGTCCGGCGGACATCATTCCTTGGCCTGGCGAGGAAGAGGAGCCGTACGCCTTGCCCTTCCACCCCCTGGAGCTTGGAGAAGACGCGCTACGTTCGCTCTGCGGCTTCATCCAGGAGGGCCGTCCCGAGCCCGAGGACGTGGACGCCGATAGCGTCGAACTGCATGGCTTCCGGGTGTCGGACCCGCAGGCTCCCGACGCCGCCGAGAAGGAAGCGGCACTGCGGAAGGCCATGGAAAGAATGGGGCCGCCACGGATTTACACGATGGGCCCTGACGGCTCGCTGATAGAGCGAGACAGCCTCTGA
- a CDS encoding diadenosine tetraphosphate hydrolase — MTDDWRKDRIGTALRGQNPTVLRRLDAGFAVIGDVQFLPGYSVLLGDDPAVERLSDLPRDKRLAFLSDMDRLGEAVERACRRLDGAFRRVNLEILGNTDGFLHAHVWPRFEWEPSDLVCRPVWLYPRARWSDEQYALGPQHDRLREAIGSELDQLRPSA; from the coding sequence ATGACTGATGATTGGCGGAAGGACCGGATCGGAACTGCCCTGCGGGGGCAAAACCCCACGGTGCTCAGGCGGTTGGACGCCGGATTCGCGGTGATCGGCGATGTGCAGTTCCTGCCCGGCTACTCGGTGCTCCTGGGGGACGACCCGGCGGTGGAGCGGCTGTCGGATCTGCCGCGGGACAAGCGGCTGGCGTTCCTGTCCGACATGGACCGACTGGGAGAAGCGGTCGAACGGGCCTGCCGCCGGCTGGACGGGGCCTTCCGCCGCGTGAACCTGGAGATCCTCGGCAACACCGACGGCTTCCTGCACGCGCACGTGTGGCCGCGGTTCGAGTGGGAGCCGTCCGACCTGGTGTGCAGGCCGGTGTGGCTCTATCCCCGGGCCAGATGGAGCGACGAGCAGTACGCGCTCGGCCCGCAGCACGACCGGCTGCGCGAGGCGATCGGAAGCGAGCTCGACCAGCTGCGCCCGAGCGCGTGA
- a CDS encoding DUF4352 domain-containing protein, with amino-acid sequence MSPQPPPQWGSVPERPPDRRRGWFGRHRLLTVLLVAVAGVVVLGVLGSLGGKGSVAPPPAATATAKAVTDSGRMPGVGEAVRDGKFEFTVTRLQAGVGNVGGEYGQDAQGQFFLVHMTVKNIGDKAQTFDGSDQELIDRNGSKYSADTAAGIYLDGSESFLEQINPGNVVDGVVVFDVPKGADPVRIELHDSMFSGGTTVDLTTRR; translated from the coding sequence ATGAGCCCTCAGCCGCCGCCGCAGTGGGGGTCTGTCCCGGAGCGTCCGCCGGATCGGCGCCGCGGGTGGTTCGGTCGGCACCGGTTGTTGACGGTGCTGTTGGTCGCCGTCGCCGGGGTCGTGGTTCTGGGGGTCCTGGGGTCGCTCGGCGGCAAGGGGTCGGTCGCTCCGCCGCCCGCGGCCACGGCCACGGCCAAGGCCGTCACGGATTCCGGGCGTATGCCCGGGGTGGGGGAGGCGGTTCGGGACGGGAAGTTCGAGTTCACCGTCACCAGGCTGCAGGCAGGGGTGGGGAATGTCGGGGGTGAGTACGGTCAGGACGCGCAAGGGCAGTTCTTCCTCGTGCACATGACCGTGAAGAACATCGGGGACAAGGCTCAGACCTTCGACGGTTCCGACCAGGAACTCATTGACCGCAACGGCAGCAAGTACAGCGCTGACACCGCCGCGGGAATCTATCTCGACGGAAGCGAGTCCTTCCTCGAGCAGATCAATCCCGGCAACGTGGTCGACGGCGTTGTCGTCTTCGACGTTCCTAAGGGCGCGGATCCCGTACGCATCGAGCTGCACGACTCGATGTTCAGTGGGGGTACCACCGTCGATCTGACCACGCGGCGTTGA